From Phocoena sinus isolate mPhoSin1 chromosome 16, mPhoSin1.pri, whole genome shotgun sequence:
ATTTGGGCTAGAGCCTGTGTTACCCCATGCGGATCTTCAGCACTAAACTCAACACTTGGCATATTGTAAGGTCTTCAATTTATGCACTAAATCAGTAAACAGATTTAGAAATTAATGCCTTTTATTGTCAGTTGATAgacaagaaactgaggcacaaagtggttaaatgacttgctcaaggtatATGCAATCTATAGACTGGTATATCCAGGTCTCcagaatttcattgtttttatttgtttgtttccttccaaAAGGCAGTGTTGGATGTAAGCAGAGGCATAGGCAATCTTAAGGTTCATCACCTCCCTGCCCAGTTGGAGTGTGAGAAACTTTAAATAACTTCCATGCCTGCTTTGGGTCACGATCAGTATCTGAGAGTTGTTGACTCCAAGAGCCCTCATTTGGAGTGGGCTTCTTCTCATCAGGCAGGTGAATAGCTTTAGAACTCAGTAATTAAGGGGTCAACGATTCACGCAAAGcgttccacattttttttttttttgcggcctcTAATAAGTTTATTGTGTCTTCGAGACACTACAATGTAGACTCCTCTCCCAGAGAAGAGTCTTTCAGAGACAAGGGACCGTTATCCAGATGAGTTGTTCATTTGTCATTTTCATAGGCAGCTGGAttcttcctcttggatttctcAAACTCCTGTGTTCCCCACGTGTAGACAAAATAAAACACTACAAGTGGCGGCACGACGCGAAGGGTGCGCGCCTGAGTGCGGTGCAGCGTGTTGGGCATGCCCTTGCTGAAGCAGTGCGGGAAGGCGCGCTGCTCCAAGGGCGACAAGCTGTCGGTGATCACAGGCCGCGCCCGCATCAGATGCCCAGACTCGCGGCCCATGGTCGCTGCGGCGCCGAGGTCGCCTCTCCCTCTGCAGCGCAGGATCCACCGGCCTCCCATTCCACATTTAGACACAGATAACACGCacttcaaaaaagagaaaaaaccctCACCTTTAACCAACTTTTATTCCTCTTGCTCTCTCACTTTCCTGGAAACTGATGAGACGTACCTCTGTAACTTAAGCCTAATGACAAAGTGCAAAGTCATTGCCTACTTTTATTGAATTGTCTTCTGCTTTATGGACTAATCCAAGGAATGACGCACTGCTACACAAACCCATGTGCTCATCCCCATTCAGCCCAGCTTTCTCCTGCCTAGGATTTGCTGTCTTTGCTGTAGGAGACTGATCGTGGACTTGAAACACAACCACGGGACCAGTTCTGCCTTGGCCATTTATACTCTGAGTGGCCTCAAGTAAATGACTGAATCTGTCTCTGCCTTGCTTTCCTGACATAGAAAATGTGGGTGATAATTTCTACCCTAACTTCTTCATGGATAAGTGAGATTTCAATTAGGTAATTTATTTAAGAGtcctttgaataaaataataaaacatataaataaaaaacaaagtgtaCAGACATAAGCTATTATTATTGTCGCCAAGggttttttgaaaggaaaatgtatCCTACTCGGTATTTGTTTCCTTTACGCTATGACTTCAAAGTCCAGATGTTAAGTAGGGGTAAATAGATGACCAGCTCACATTCTTCCAGGCATTACCACCTTCTCATCATTCTGAATTTCCTCAGAATGCCAACGTTCCAGTCACCCTGTGTTTCCTGATCTCCTATAGATTCTTGGTTCCTattatttatactttcttttcaaCACCTCAAATCAAAACTTTATTGTTTTCCGAGAAGTCCTGCTGTTTCCAGTCTCTCCTAGACTGATCTTCATAATGGCTTTCCACTGCCTGGAGAAAATTCCAAATCCCTTAGAACTCTGCAATTTGGAACTGTCAAGACATCACTGCTTTATGTTTCCAGGTTCCAT
This genomic window contains:
- the LOC116741195 gene encoding cytochrome b-c1 complex subunit 8-like, producing MGRESGHLMRARPVITDSLSPLEQRAFPHCFSKGMPNTLHRTQARTLRVVPPLVVFYFVYTWGTQEFEKSKRKNPAAYENDK